The Sulfurimonas lithotrophica genome includes a region encoding these proteins:
- the rho gene encoding transcription termination factor Rho, translating to MSENTSQQPRKNTNNRSNSRKNNNSTRSHKPANGASVDELRTKSLDELIALAEELNVEHPQELKRQDLIFEILKAQTAQGGYILFSGILEIMPDGYGFIRSIDKSFNDSENDSYVSNTQIKRFALRNGDVVTGQVRPPKDQERYNALIKIEAVNNLPPEESKKRPLFDNLTPLYALDQIKLEYKEKGLTGRMMDLFAPIGKGQRGLIVAPPRSGKTELLKEIAHGISANHAEIDLMVLLVDERPEEVTDMERSVKGEVYSSTFDMPAKNHIKVAEMVIERAKRRVEQGRDVVILLDSITRLARAYNTATPSSGKVLSGGVDANALHKPKRFFGAARNIENGGSLTIIATALVDTGSRMDEVIFEEFKGTGNSEVVLDRKIADRRIYPAIDVLKSGTRKDELLIGPDKLQKVFILRSMMQKQDNEIEALKFIYTTMGKKTTNDEFLESMNTQ from the coding sequence ATGAGTGAAAACACTTCACAACAACCCCGTAAAAACACTAACAATCGCAGCAATAGCCGTAAAAACAACAATTCGACCCGTTCTCATAAACCTGCAAACGGAGCAAGTGTTGATGAATTGCGTACTAAAAGTTTAGACGAGCTGATTGCACTGGCGGAAGAGCTAAACGTAGAGCATCCACAAGAGCTAAAAAGGCAGGATTTAATCTTTGAGATATTAAAGGCTCAAACTGCTCAAGGCGGTTATATCCTTTTTAGCGGTATCTTAGAAATTATGCCGGACGGTTACGGTTTTATACGTTCAATCGACAAGAGTTTCAACGACTCAGAAAACGATTCATACGTTTCAAATACCCAAATAAAGCGTTTTGCACTTAGAAACGGTGACGTTGTAACAGGTCAGGTCAGACCTCCAAAAGATCAGGAACGCTACAATGCTTTAATCAAAATAGAAGCAGTCAATAATCTACCTCCGGAAGAGAGCAAAAAACGCCCACTCTTTGACAACTTAACTCCACTATATGCACTTGATCAAATTAAACTAGAATATAAAGAAAAAGGTTTGACCGGTCGTATGATGGATTTGTTTGCCCCTATCGGTAAAGGTCAGCGTGGACTTATCGTTGCACCTCCAAGAAGCGGTAAAACAGAGCTTTTAAAAGAGATAGCACATGGGATTAGTGCTAATCATGCCGAGATTGATTTAATGGTATTACTTGTAGATGAACGTCCAGAAGAGGTTACGGATATGGAGCGTTCCGTAAAAGGTGAAGTTTACAGTTCAACTTTTGATATGCCTGCCAAAAACCATATTAAAGTTGCAGAGATGGTAATTGAGCGTGCAAAACGTAGGGTTGAGCAAGGTCGTGACGTAGTTATTTTACTTGATTCTATTACTCGTTTAGCTCGTGCATATAATACTGCTACACCATCAAGCGGTAAAGTACTCTCAGGTGGTGTAGATGCAAATGCACTACACAAGCCAAAACGCTTCTTCGGTGCTGCACGTAACATTGAAAACGGCGGAAGTCTGACTATCATCGCTACTGCTCTTGTAGATACGGGAAGTAGAATGGATGAAGTTATTTTTGAAGAGTTTAAAGGTACCGGAAATAGCGAAGTTGTTCTTGATAGAAAAATTGCAGATAGACGTATATATCCTGCGATTGATGTTCTTAAATCCGGTACTCGTAAAGATGAACTCCTAATCGGACCTGATAAACTACAAAAAGTATTTATACTTCGTTCTATGATGCAAAAACAAGACAACGAGATTGAAGCACTTAAATTCATCTATACAACTATGGGTAAAAAGACTACCAACGACGAATTCTTAGAGAGTATGAATACTCAGTAA
- the murI gene encoding glutamate racemase yields the protein MKIGVFDSGIGGLTVVKSMLEHKLFEEIIYYGDTARVPYGTKDKNTIIRYGIEAIEFFKNFELDLIIVACNTVSAYALEEMRESAQCPVIGVVEAGILACKNSLEDKDSNILILGTKATIKSKAYEIGLCDLGYTNLDAKATGLFVPLVEEDIFSGELIDASFRHYFSDIKNSPNALILGCTHFPLIEDELQKYFGQDTKLIHSGEAIVEHLQKQFNFTKKHPKTILKFFASENPEALKSVAHNWLNLK from the coding sequence GTGAAAATTGGAGTATTTGATTCTGGTATTGGTGGATTAACTGTTGTAAAATCCATGCTTGAGCATAAACTCTTCGAAGAGATTATATACTACGGAGATACTGCCCGCGTACCTTACGGTACAAAAGATAAGAACACCATAATCCGTTACGGAATAGAGGCTATAGAATTTTTTAAAAACTTTGAATTAGACCTTATTATAGTAGCTTGTAATACGGTAAGTGCCTATGCACTCGAAGAGATGCGTGAATCTGCCCAATGTCCCGTTATCGGTGTAGTTGAAGCCGGTATTTTGGCTTGTAAAAACTCACTTGAAGATAAAGACTCAAATATATTAATCTTAGGTACAAAAGCTACTATAAAATCAAAAGCATACGAGATTGGTCTTTGTGATCTTGGTTATACCAATCTGGATGCAAAAGCGACCGGGCTTTTTGTACCGCTTGTTGAAGAAGATATTTTCTCAGGGGAGCTTATAGATGCCTCGTTTAGGCACTACTTCTCAGATATAAAAAATTCTCCAAATGCACTTATACTTGGATGCACTCATTTTCCGCTTATTGAAGATGAACTTCAAAAGTACTTTGGTCAAGATACAAAACTTATTCACTCCGGTGAAGCTATAGTAGAACATCTACAAAAGCAATTTAATTTTACAAAAAAACATCCAAAAACTATACTAAAATTCTTTGCATCTGAAAACCCTGAAGCTTTAAAATCAGTTGCACATAACTGGCTAAATCTTAAGTAA
- a CDS encoding DNA polymerase III subunit gamma/tau, whose translation MESCVGNSEVLARKYRPKNFDELIGQESIAQTLSLALDSNRLSHAYLFSGLRGSGKTSTARIFAKALICQNGVTHQPCGICSNCVNALENRHVDIVEMDAASSRKIDDIRDLIEQTKYKPSVARFKIFIIDEVHMLTKEAFNALLKTLEEPPEYVKFILATTDPLKLPATILSRTQHFRFKSIAQSKVIDHLIHILNLENISYETDALEILARSGSGSLRDTLTLLDQAIIYSKGHVDVNTVTDMLGLVDPKFIAEIFNAIFSKDYAKIVELTKILEDYESEMVVDELIAYVKERMYDNDALFSTLVIDRFFRILSDSKSLFAINADGSFVLSLIFFKMVEALRVKEIDQMIESLQSQTPRADIEPISMDKSQKENTQQEQTNDIQPQEQIVEPIIKKTDPNTELFNKLVENVRDRNAQLGECFEKSVEFKSFENGVLTWESCANEECKKTLRHGFPAIKQEVRELFGFETQIKHTLCSKTPEDLEEKQEVKEVVEQQEPVLQEPVTPQPIPQNNINGPQSTSMVEDAEMGGSASCVTDCQSSDDTKELNPPDIKDDPMVAKAIELFEANKITIQSKI comes from the coding sequence ATGGAGTCATGTGTGGGAAATTCTGAAGTTCTAGCTAGAAAATACAGACCAAAAAATTTTGATGAACTTATAGGTCAAGAGAGTATTGCCCAGACCCTATCTCTTGCACTTGATTCAAACAGGTTAAGCCATGCTTACCTTTTTTCGGGTCTTCGCGGTAGTGGAAAAACTTCAACTGCACGTATTTTTGCCAAAGCCCTTATTTGCCAAAACGGTGTAACCCATCAACCCTGCGGCATATGTTCAAACTGTGTAAACGCGTTAGAGAATCGTCATGTAGATATAGTAGAGATGGATGCGGCAAGCTCAAGAAAAATTGACGATATACGCGATTTAATCGAACAAACAAAATATAAACCCTCAGTTGCAAGATTTAAAATTTTTATTATAGATGAAGTCCACATGCTTACAAAAGAAGCATTTAATGCCCTTTTAAAAACGCTAGAAGAACCGCCTGAATATGTTAAGTTCATACTGGCTACGACAGATCCCTTAAAACTGCCGGCTACGATTTTAAGTAGGACTCAACACTTTAGATTTAAAAGTATCGCTCAAAGCAAAGTCATTGATCATCTTATACACATATTGAATCTGGAAAATATATCTTACGAAACGGATGCATTAGAGATTTTGGCAAGAAGCGGTAGTGGAAGTTTACGTGATACTTTAACGCTGCTTGATCAGGCTATTATATACTCAAAAGGTCATGTCGATGTAAATACGGTTACCGATATGTTAGGACTTGTTGATCCAAAATTCATAGCTGAAATTTTTAATGCTATTTTTTCAAAAGATTATGCAAAAATAGTTGAACTAACTAAAATACTCGAAGATTATGAAAGCGAGATGGTTGTCGATGAACTTATTGCATATGTAAAAGAACGTATGTATGACAACGATGCACTTTTTTCAACCTTGGTTATAGACAGGTTCTTTAGAATCCTTAGTGATTCAAAATCTCTTTTTGCAATAAATGCCGACGGTTCTTTTGTTCTAAGTCTAATATTTTTTAAAATGGTTGAAGCTCTTCGTGTGAAAGAGATAGATCAGATGATAGAGTCTCTTCAATCTCAAACACCACGTGCGGATATAGAGCCTATTAGTATGGATAAATCTCAAAAAGAAAATACCCAACAGGAACAAACTAATGATATACAACCTCAAGAACAGATTGTAGAACCTATAATAAAAAAAACAGATCCAAATACCGAACTTTTTAATAAACTTGTAGAAAATGTAAGAGACAGAAATGCCCAGCTTGGCGAATGTTTTGAAAAAAGCGTAGAATTTAAATCGTTTGAAAACGGTGTTTTAACATGGGAGAGTTGTGCAAATGAGGAGTGTAAAAAAACACTTCGACATGGTTTTCCTGCCATAAAACAAGAGGTAAGAGAACTATTTGGATTTGAAACACAGATAAAACATACGCTTTGTTCTAAAACTCCCGAGGATTTAGAGGAAAAACAAGAAGTCAAAGAAGTTGTTGAGCAACAAGAACCTGTGTTACAAGAACCTGTGACACCGCAACCAATTCCGCAAAACAACATTAACGGACCACAAAGTACTTCTATGGTTGAAGATGCAGAGATGGGCGGAAGTGCATCTTGTGTAACAGATTGTCAAAGTAGTGACGATACCAAAGAGTTAAATCCGCCTGATATTAAAGACGACCCTATGGTTGCTAAAGCTATAGAGCTTTTTGAAGCAAATAAAATAACTATACAATCAAAGATTTAA
- a CDS encoding HAMP domain-containing sensor histidine kinase: protein MLKIYQLFNIKFVALFVGIMLLTSIVSYVGLKSIIVSYNTENLKNVIKISADFLTKVESLEKFSQKIHDKTKYRVTIIDADGKVIVETNEDKTTMDNHSHRYEVMMANKLEFGESVRYSKTIGVDFLYVAKKIIYKDKSYTLRLSMGLAKVLSHFYELSIKIGLIYIFILVISFYTSNRMSQKIIEDIGRIKVYLDEISNKNYKANLKVKYFHEFLEISLLLKNLVKKLDKRDRQKRKHMAKLRLMNKQRNDILSSISHEFKNPVASIVGYAQTLQDDPDIPLKVRQKFLSKINSNGEKISKMLDRLALSVKLENGDIPTKLTSFNLKELCEEVVTNISLKYRDREISFSAEDIKIKADKTMMELVLTNLVDNALKYSEAQVELKVENGVVYVEDSGIGIHSEHIDKITGKFYRVDKNTWDNSMGIGLAMVSYVLKLHDTALNVKSEPGKGSVFSFSVKSLIV from the coding sequence TTGTTAAAAATTTATCAACTTTTTAACATTAAATTTGTTGCTCTTTTTGTGGGCATAATGTTACTTACGTCAATAGTATCATATGTAGGTTTAAAGTCTATTATCGTTTCTTACAATACGGAAAACTTAAAAAACGTTATAAAAATATCTGCAGACTTTTTGACAAAAGTAGAATCTTTAGAAAAGTTTTCTCAAAAAATACATGATAAAACAAAATACCGTGTAACTATAATAGATGCAGACGGTAAAGTTATAGTAGAAACAAATGAAGATAAAACAACTATGGATAATCATTCACACCGTTACGAAGTGATGATGGCAAATAAATTAGAGTTTGGCGAGTCTGTTCGTTACTCAAAAACTATAGGCGTAGATTTTTTATATGTTGCAAAAAAGATTATTTATAAAGATAAATCATACACATTACGTCTATCTATGGGACTTGCTAAAGTTTTAAGTCATTTTTACGAGTTGAGTATAAAAATAGGTTTAATATATATTTTTATTTTAGTCATATCTTTTTATACCTCAAATAGAATGAGTCAAAAAATTATAGAAGATATTGGAAGAATAAAAGTTTATCTTGATGAAATATCAAATAAAAACTATAAAGCTAACTTAAAAGTAAAATATTTTCATGAGTTTTTAGAGATATCGTTACTACTTAAAAATCTTGTTAAAAAGCTTGATAAACGGGATCGTCAAAAACGTAAGCACATGGCTAAACTTAGACTCATGAATAAACAAAGAAACGATATCTTGTCATCTATATCCCATGAGTTTAAAAATCCTGTAGCATCTATTGTCGGTTATGCACAAACACTTCAAGACGATCCGGATATCCCTCTAAAAGTGCGTCAAAAGTTTTTATCTAAGATTAACTCCAACGGAGAGAAAATATCTAAGATGCTAGATCGTCTTGCGCTTTCGGTTAAACTTGAAAACGGTGATATACCGACGAAACTAACAAGCTTTAATCTAAAAGAACTTTGTGAAGAAGTGGTTACAAACATCTCATTAAAATACAGAGATAGAGAGATAAGCTTTTCAGCCGAAGATATTAAAATAAAAGCAGACAAAACTATGATGGAGTTAGTACTTACCAATTTGGTAGATAATGCTTTAAAATATTCGGAAGCACAAGTAGAGTTGAAGGTAGAAAACGGCGTCGTATATGTTGAGGATAGCGGTATAGGTATTCACAGTGAACATATAGATAAAATTACTGGAAAATTTTACAGGGTAGATAAAAATACTTGGGATAACTCTATGGGTATAGGTTTAGCAATGGTTTCTTATGTACTTAAATTACACGATACGGCTTTAAACGTAAAATCAGAACCGGGTAAGGGTTCTGTATTTAGTTTTAGTGTTAAATCTTTGATTGTATAG